From a single Miscanthus floridulus cultivar M001 chromosome 8, ASM1932011v1, whole genome shotgun sequence genomic region:
- the LOC136468828 gene encoding calmodulin-binding receptor kinase CaMRLK-like — protein MEKGDLHRWLHELPVGSIDTKDICIDTMEAIEDKPRGRLAYSGWAGAAGSGSGRRPIVHGRLVLTNNLLGDDMEPRISGFLHRPSSSDETSTPASDVYRFGTLLFEWTGQARWRDASTTSWALGVIRNRKGLNLVDDRLRDETAGTEAEKEMAECLQVGFLCTAGAPEKRPTMQQLVGLLKDVRPATTAGAGGVPPLGSLGS, from the exons ATGGAGAAAGGCGACCTCCACCGGTGGCTCCACGAGCTACCAGTGGGGAGCATAGACACCAAGGACATCTGCATCGACACGATGGAAGCCATCGAAGACAAACCCCGCGGGCGGCTGGCCTACTCG GGATGGGCAGGGGCAGCAGGGTCCGGCTCCGGCCGGCGGCCCATCGTGCACGGTCGCCTGGTCCTGACCAACAATCTCCTCGGCGACGACATGGAGCCCCGGATCTCCGGCTTCCTGCACCGCCCGAGCAGCAGCGACGAGACGTCGACGCCGGCGAGCGACGTGTACCGCTTCGGCACGCTGCTGTTCGAG tGGACGGGGCAGGCGAGGTGGAGGGACGCGTCGACCACGAGCTGGGCGCTCGGCGTGATCCGGAACCGCAAGGGCCTCAACCTCGTGGACGACCGGCTGCGGGACGAGACGGCGGGCACAGAGGCGGAGAAGGAGATGGCCGAGTGCCTCCAGGTGGGGTTCCTCTGCACGGCCGGCGCGCCCGAGAAGAGGCCCACCATGCAGCAGCTTGTGGGGCTGCTCAAGGACGTCAGGCCGGCGACGACTGCCGGAGCCGGAGGAGTGCCGCCGCTCGGGTCGCTGGGCTCATGA